The Pelodiscus sinensis isolate JC-2024 unplaced genomic scaffold, ASM4963464v1 ctg207, whole genome shotgun sequence genome includes a region encoding these proteins:
- the WBP1 gene encoding LOW QUALITY PROTEIN: WW domain-binding protein 1 (The sequence of the model RefSeq protein was modified relative to this genomic sequence to represent the inferred CDS: inserted 1 base in 1 codon; deleted 2 bases in 2 codons) gives MERPGGVGSEGAWAALLGRQQQQAREYCPGVKNQPYVCETGHCCGETGCCTYYYELWWFWLLWTILILFSCCCAYXHRRAKLRLQQQQRQREINLIAYHGACNYPSSMLDLRMLASLKLPAYEEVAHRPSTPPPPYSTILAQLGAPHSRLGSSPLTLSPSSENFTSCSSESSCLTSPSSTSLSVQLTDETERSQASTPSEEGGSSSTGTGASWELPEEPAPREPPPKQTLFSSNVDFFEADSHRSSDMEEEEEGAAQGDSGEHFRHRRLTGDSGIEVGRCQEDSEEETHLLSKAGPEHRSLGGLPSEGGSGEPSSPAMPV, from the exons ATGGAGCGGCCCGGGGGCGTCGGCTCCGAGGGGGCCTGGGCCGCGCTGCTgggccggcagcagcagcag GCTCGGGAATACTGCCCGGGGGTGAAGAACCAGCCCTACGTGTGCGAGACGGGCCACTGCTGCGGAGAGACCGGATGCTGCACCTACTACTATGAGCTCTGGT GGTTCTGGCTCCTCTGGACTATTCTCATCCTCTTCAGCTGCTGCTGCGCCT GGCACCGCCGCGCCAAACTgcgcctgcagcagcagcagcggcagcgcgAGATCAACCTCATCGCCTACCACGGTGCCTGCAACTACCCCAGCTCCATGCTGGATCTCA ggaTGCTGGCTTCTTTGAAGCTGCCAGCCTACGAGGAGGTGGCCCACCGC CcgagcacccctcctcccccctacaGCACCAtcctggcccagctgggggcgcCGCACAGCCGCTTGGGCTCTAGTCCCCTGACCCTGTCGCCCAGCTCGGAGAACTTCACCAGCTGCTCG AGCGAGTCGAGCTGCCTcacctcccccagcagcacctcgcTGTCGGTGCAGCTCACGGACGAGACGGAGCGCAGCCAGGCCAGCACGCCCAGCGAGgaaggcggcagcagcagcacgggCACCGGCGCCAGCTGGGAGCTGCCCGAGGAGCCGGCCCCCCGCGAGCCCCCGCCCAAGCAGACCCTCTTCTCCTCCAACGTGGATTTCTTCGAGGCCGACTCCCACCGCAGCtcggacatggaggaggaggaggagggcgcgGCCCAGGGCGACAGCGGCGAGCACTTCCGGCACCGGCGCCTGACGGGCGACTCGGGCATAgaggtggggcgctgccaggaggacagtgaggaggaaACGCACCTGCTCAGCAAGGCGGGGCCTGAGCACAGGAGCCTGGGCGGGCTCCCGAGCGAggggggcagcggggagcccagCTCGCCCGCCATGCCTGTCTGa
- the INO80B gene encoding INO80 complex subunit B yields the protein MSKAWRRGGAPGGRVEGPEAGEQDESSGHSSHKKKHKKHKKKHKKKHHHDNVGPSFSSETLEASPLLPKPQLKLKIKLGGQILGTKSVPTFSVIPEAPRSPSPLLVADDEDEPMEGVPIEQYRAWLDEDSNLDPLPLPELDSESCVPAREDEEEERWLDALEKGELDENGELRKEVDESLLTARQKALLHKQQSQPLLELPMGYKAKELTEEMLVKREERARKRRLQAAKKAEENKNQTIERLTKTSKAKVKTLRERKAKQAPCPMIRYCNAADQITVSFPPGAALPLPPCAPTPVPSPTPCGVSGCPNLKRYSCSRTGVPLCSLACYQKNLQLQEAVG from the exons GAGAACAGGACGAGTCCAGCGGGCACAGCTCGCACAAGAAGAAGCACAAGAAGCACAAGAAGAAGCACAAGAAGAAGCATCACCATGACAACGTGGGGCCTAGCTTCTCCTCCGAGACCCTGGAGGCCAGCCCCTTGCTTCCCAAGCCTCAGCTCAAGCTCAAAATCAAGCTGGGGGGGCAGATTCTGGGCACCAAGAG CGTGCCGACCTTCTCGGTGATCCCCGAGGCGCcgcgctccccttcccctctgctggTTGCGGATGACGAGGATGAGCCCATGGAGGGGGTCCCTATTGAGCAGTACCGGGCCTGGCTGG ATGAAGACAGTAACCTGGACCCGTTGCCCCTGCCGGAGCTGGACTCGGAGAGCTGCGTCCCTGCCCgcgaggacgaggaggaggagcgCTGGCTGGACGCGCTGGAGAAGGGTGAGCTGGACGAGAATGGCGAGCTTCGGAAGGAGGTGGACGAGTCGTTGCTCACGGCCAGACAG AAAGCCCTCCTGCACAAGCAGCAGAGCCAGCCGCTCCTGGAGCTGCCCATGGGCTACAAGGCCAAGGAGCTGACGGAGGAGATGCTGGTGAAGCGGGAGGAGCGGGCCCGCAAGCGGCGCCTGCAGGCGGCCAAGAAGGCAGAGGAGAACAAGAACCAGACCATCGAGCGCCTCACCAAGACCAGCAAGGCCAAGGTGAAGACGCTGCGGGAGCGCAAGGCCAAACAGGCCCCGTGCCCCATGATCCGCTACTGCAACGCTGCCGACCAGATCACCGTGTCCTTCCCGCCAGGGGCCGCGCTGCCCCTGCcgccctgcgcccccacccctgtgccctctcccaccccctgcggGGTCAGTGGCTGCCCCAACCTCAAGCGCTACTCCTGCTCCCGCACCGGCGTGcccctctgcagcctggcctgctACCAGAAGAACCTGCAGCTGCAGGAGGCGGTGGGCTAG